DNA from Salvelinus namaycush isolate Seneca chromosome 6, SaNama_1.0, whole genome shotgun sequence:
ctctgaaaagacacacatacataattttggagaggtgcggggggctgccacactGGCCTCCCGGGGAGATGTTATagtggggggttaagtgccttgttcaaaggCATAATGGTAGGCAATGGCAACTAGGATTTGAGACCCGGGATTCAAACTGGCTcgcctctctaaccgctaggctacttggCGCTCTAAATAGTTTACAACATTTGGATTCAACACTATACAAATATAGACCCATAAACGTACTCACTGAAAGGGGAAAGGAAGGCCTCACTATTCTCACATTTAGTCAAACTTTTCCTAGTTTTTTGAAGTATTAGAACCCAACACTCACTGTGTTGTTGAGTTGAAGAAGAGTCTCATGGTCATATTGTCtacagaggggaggggggggggggggggaaatcacaTGCCTCACAGGTCACAACTCTATCCATTCATCCATACAACCTGTAATCTCCTATTTCCACAGGTAGGTAGATGTATTACCTCTGAGTGCTGTTGAAGGGGACTGGGAATCCAAAGACATAGCCCAGGAGGATGACACCGAGAGACCAGGCAGGGATCATCTGTTCTCCGGAAGGGCCGTTAGGTCTGTGAAAAAATCCCGTGTCCAGGGATAGGTTCATTCTGGGAGCATTTCTTGGCCAACCTTCCATATCTTTATGAGGTGCAGGTAGTATAACAgagctgtgtttgtgtttgtcccTGGTTCACTGAAGAACATGGGAGAAAATTTAAGAACTCACATGTTCAGCAAGATAAATGATAAGGATAAGATACTGGGAAGTACTTCACTTCTGCCTAAACTATGCAGTGAGAAGTTAAACAAACTTTGGCTTCATGGGAACTTTACCCCACTTCCCAAAATAAACTAACTGCTCAAGTCACATCATCAGGAAAGCTTGCATCTCTTTTGCAGACAGGGTTGGAGATATATAAGTATAGTTGGTAGTGGGGTCTTATTATGACTGACATGTAACATTCTTGTTGTACTTCAGGCTACTAGCGCTATAAGGCTTTAGAATCAGCATGGAGGATTGCTGGATTTAATTTCAAGATTTTGTACAGTATGAAACAATGAAGTCTTCCAAGCTAACATACAGGGAATTGTTTTGGCTTTTGTGAGATTGTGAATAGTGCGATTGTCTTCTAATATCAAAGATTTAAGACAGTTGTGCTGGTCTTGATATTATCATTCATAACTTACACAGTACAGGTTGGATAGAATAATTTATTTTTGTAAACatctattcttttttttttttttttttacaggtatAAGTTAAAACTGTCACAATCACAATACATTACAACAGGTAGTCATTTTACAGTGCTTAACATACTGTTTTTTTCAAGCTGTTAATTTTATGTGCATTTTCTGTTGTTGAGATGTACCCTGTGGATTGGGGaataatactgtacatttcacCAGATGATGAAATGCTACTTTGCAGTTTTTTTTGTGTAAAAATCCAAATAGGGGCATTAGGAATGTTTCCATAAATGACAAATGTGAAGTTAAAACAGACAGTCATGGTCACATGCTTGCTCTGACAAATGTTACACTCACTGAATTGCAGATGACTATCCACAATTCTTTGCTGAGATGTCTTATGCAAGCATACTCTCCCCAAGGTTATGACAAAATGAAGCAAGCATTTGAAAAAACAGACTGGATGAGACCACAAGATACAGTACCTGCGTAAGATTTCATACAACGGCATGAATAACCCAGAAAGGCATACAGCACAACAATTCAACCATCAATGTGGTCAATGAATAGTAATACCATAACGTTCCAGGCAAAGGAATGAAAAACTAAACTACTACATCAAACAATTCAAAATTCGGTCTGGCGAAAGTGCATTGCCAGGTGGATGGAAGAGGACCCAGGCAAGAGATGAGAGGTGGACTGTAGGGACCAATTATGGACTCGGTCAATATGGATAACACATGAAACCGCCATCAGGCCAATTCATACTTTACAGCCTTCCACAAGATAACTCATTTAGGATCATGACAGTCTCCAAAgtccccctcctccatctctgtgCCTGCCCAGACCGTGACCCTGTATCTTTGGGTACGTGTTGTGTGTTTATCGGAAGTCCTCAGCGGAGAACATGCCCTTGGCCCTGCGTAGGATGGAGTCCTTGGAGGCGTCGTATGGGTGCTCCTTGGAGGGTATCTCCAGCACGGCAGGGATGGACTCCATGTGCTGGTCGATGGCGTGACGGATCATCTCTGCTATGAACTGGTTGATTAGGATGATGCCGATGTCATTGCGAGTCAGGAAACTCCTGTGGGGGGCATGACAGAAGTAAATAAGTTACAGAGACGACGACTGAACATTACAGTGCTGGTCtgtaaacaacaaaaaacaaggtATGTTGTCCAGCAGTATTTGAAGGTGTTATGATGAATCATATCACATAACTAGGCCTAATGGAACACAGATATCATGATACCACCTACCTACAGATTGTAACACCAGATAATGTGACACACACGCACGCCACACCCGAATTGTATCCATTATACTGGGAGTTACAGGTTAGGTACTGTTTGGTGTCGCACTGAGAATTTTCAATGCCAGGTGTTAACTATCTAGATAACACCTGACATCACCTATGCAACTACAAACATAATGGAGCATCAACTGTCTTCACCCTGTGTGCAAACAAGCTCACAGTTCGTCTGCTTTTAGCTATTTATATCTTCAATCTCAAAATTAGGTAGATAGTTGGGTGGGTATAACATTCAAAGTAGCATGAGCAAttcacctagctaactagctgccgaataggcatcaactcaccacgtagcttattcttaatgtttgtccataggctaccagagtgaggacagacatttttcggaAATAAACTTAAGGAAATAGCCCACTCCCTACCCGGTGTTGTGCCAAAAATCTCCGCCCTGACAGAATCCCCCCCACCATTCGCATGACCGCGCAcgcactcaattcttcattgctgcaactttttatttgatttatttcacctttatttaaccaggtaggccagttgagaacaagttctcatttacaactgcaacctggctaagacagagcaaagcagtgcgacacaaacaacacagttacacatgagAACGTGCTTGCTAGATAGGGTTGACAACTTTCTCACTACCAAATAAGGGACAAAAGGTGGCGTGCCAGTGCACGGTGGTGTGGGTATAGTGTTGTGTGAATGAATATACAGTGTATATTCATATTCAAATTGGAAAGGCAAAACATTTTTATATTCCATTTAGTCTATAGCTTTACTAAAACTGTATAATTATGTAAACTTATGTGAATAAACAAAATAAATTATGAAAGAAATCACAATTTGAACCTTtacagcaaaaaaaaaacatttcaaatgcaAAAGAGGAAAAGAGGGGCATGAGTCACTCACCAAGTCTACTTTTTCCATGGATATTTTTTGCTGCTCTTGACTGATTCAAGCAGTTCTTTGTCCTTTTGCATAGCCAGAGAGAAGTCCTTACATGACAAGACACAGTTCACAGATATTTGAAGTTCATTTTCGATCAGCTCTGTGTTGCATCTGTTTCTTGAGTCTGACCATTTAATGGTCATCCGAGAGAAAATCCTCTCTACAAAGGCATTTGAGCCTGGCACACTGAGGACAAATTAGACAATCCTGAACATGTTGATCAAGTTGGCTTACCCCTAGGTTTTGGAAAACTGCCACCCACTTCTCACTGGTGGATTTTGTGGTATCCTGTCTGGCTTTCTGTATTTTCTCCCGGCTGGCACAAAACTCTTCATAGAGTAGGTCCATACTGACTGTCTCTGTCATTTTGAGGGCAACCACTTCAGTGAAGGAGAGCTCCTCAGAGGCCGACCGGTTTCAGTTTCACCATTCCATTTTCTGGTGAGAAATCAAACCACTTGTCAATGTATGTAATGACAGTGTCGTAGAACTTCAAAGTCCTGTTGCTGCTTGGACCTTTGTGCTGACAATTGTTTGTCCATCAGCTGCTTGGTCTGGTATCCAAAAAAAGCTGTCCTGTTTCCGCTGAAGCATCTTCATTTCGAACCTTTGGACTTCCTCGTAAACATCTGTGATGCAGAGCGTTGTTTCCTCCAGCTTCTTTACAAGTTGGTCAAAAACACACCCCACGTTGTGGAAAAAGCACAGATAAATCTCAGCAGCTTCTGTTTTTTCTTCATACTCAAAAATACTCTTCAGTGCCACAGGACAGGTCTCCCCAAGGGACCTGAAGTATGAAGTAAGAGCTGGCCAGCTTCGCAGGAGACGATCGACAGCTGGATGAAGAGAGAGCCATCGTGTGCAAACATGTCGCAGAATTTCACgccactcaatgtcaacaaaggcATAAAATGCACGCAGTTCCTCTCTTCGGGAAGCAGATACTGAGAAGTGGCTGTAGATCTTTAAAACAATTGTCTCAATATCCACTGACAGCTGATCGCAGGTGTACTTGCAGGCATTATGAGCTATGTGAGCTTGGCAATTGGCTTTCAGAATACGATTGTTGGCACTGCTAAATAACTGGTAAACGGAGTGGTGTTTTCCAAAGTTGACATTGGCATTATCTGCTGCATAGGCTGTGTTGTGTCTAATATCAATTTCATGCTTTTACAGACAGTTCATCAGAGCTTGATGTATGCCATTTGCAGTTTcatcactggcttcatcaaaGTCAAGTAACTTGCACTGCACTCCATCAGACACAGAGAAATATCTCACGCACACTGGAAACATTATTATATTTCCCTTGTTTAATGGCATCACTGGCGACTGAGAAATACACGGGCTCACCTTCGGTCGAGGACAGATCATCCGTCTTTGGTCCTAAAACATTCATTGTAATCATCTCAGCTTTCGTTCTTCCCAAGTGCATAATCTTCACAACATTTGAGTCATGAAACATAGCACCGTTGAGctcaaggttgccaacaaacaacgcatacaaagtagcatgatcaattcacctagctaactagctgccgaataggcatcaactcaccacgtagcttattcttaatgtttgtccatagactaccagagtgaggacagacatttttcagaaATAAACTTAATGAAATAGCCCACTCCTTACCCGGGATCTTATTCTACCGCTATACAACTTTATATGCGTTTGTTGGTAACCTTGTTatttacgaagtttttggaacATATTCCTGTTGGGACGTTCCACAAATCATACCCACTCTAGATCGCTAGTTATAACTTAACACTTACTTGaaagtctcctctatctctgcgATGCTTGTCTCCTTTTCGACCACCAAGAAATTCGGTTTACGATTTTTATTCAGCTCGCCAATGCCACCGAGTAGGAACCCGGTACACGTATCTTCATCACCAATGACGGCAATTAATTTACCTCGCCCTGCCATTATTTAATTCTACAAGATAAAATAGCGAAAACAAGCAATGACTGGATTTTTTCCTTCTCTGAATCACGAAGCTGTCAGCTGACCAGTACTTCCGCTTTTGGGAGTTCTTTGGAGATGTCAGCTGTCACAAAACGCAGATAGCACCATCTGTTGGTCTATAAGAATGTTTTATCATGAAATGGCGAGCAGGTAAAAATTACTGTCTCTCAATGAAAATGTAATACATTGAATAGCTTTGAATAGTTTTGTAAAAAAAAAGTTTTGGTTTTGGTTTTATGCTTCACAAAGGACAAAATCCTTCTATATCGGAAGGACGTGACGTCACATCAGCTGATGAAGTCACGTGAAGAAAGAGAGGAAACGCAGCAGATGGGTTTATTCATAGGGCAAAACAAGTGAACATGGCAAGTATAAACGCTTATATTCTGATTTACTGCGACTCTGCATGGTGTAAAAGCAACGTATTTAGTGGTTCATACTGTTGTAGCGGCTACATTGTAGCCTATTTTTTGTGTACTGTAGTGCGCGTGAAAGTTTTCTGGCTTCGATGTCTCGCTAGCTAACTGTAAACACTGATTTTTTGTGACCACTTTAACTGTTGACAAAAGCAGATACAAAGGTCATCTCCTTAGAGCCTTAAACAGTTTGTGGTGGCAGATAATTGTATCCCTTCCACAGATCCTAACATGTGTCCATGCATGTCATTGGATTGTGTTTTAGACTACTAGCACTCTGACACAGGGTCTGGAGAGGATCCCTGATCAACTGGGTTATTTGGTGATCAGTGAGGATGGCGTATTGGCGGTATGTTCACACAAACATGCGTACCTATATGTCCTGCCCTGTTGCAGCACGCCTATCTTCCACTCCATCTCATTCTCAACTTACTCCCTGTTATTCCCTTCTCTCAGTCTGCGGGAGAGCTGGAGAATGATGAGCACACAGCGGGGGTCATAATGCAGATGGTGCGGACAGCATGCCGCTTCAGACTGCAGGGTGCTGCTGAGCCGCCCTTCAAACGCATGTCAGGTAAGTCAGACAACACACACCTAGGTCCTAGAGTCACtcacacacgcgtgcacacacacacacacagtattgctGCTCCCATCATGCCACTCTAACTAGACCTCCCTGTGTTTTATTTCTTCAGTCATGCTAGAGGACTATGTGTACACAGTGACCGTGTCTGGTCAGAAGGTATTTGTGGTGAAACGTCAAAACAACCATAGGGAACCTGTAGTGGTGTAGAACCGTGTAGTGAAGATGGGTTGGGAGGATGAAGGCCACCACTCCAATCAACGCACTCACACAGGACACGGACTCAGTAATCCACTGAACTGTTCCGTTCCTAGTTCTATAAGGTTTCAGAACaacaaatactgaacaaaaatataaatgcaacatgcaacagtttcagagattttactgagttaaagttcatagaaggaaatcagtcaattgaaataaattcattaggccctaatttatggatttcacaactGGACAGGGGTGCAGCCTGGGATGCCAGGCCCATCCAATCAGAATACGTTTTTCCTCaaaaaatggctttattacagacggaaatactcctcagcaccccccatTCCCCtatgtgaagaagctggatgtgcaggacctgggttggcgtggttacatgtggtctacggttgtgaggctggttggatgtactgccaaatcctctaaaacgacgttggagccGGCTTATtctagagaaattaacattaaattatctggcaacagctctgttgtacattcctgcagtcagcatgccaattgcaggctccctcaacttgagacatctgtggcatcgtgttgtgtgacataactccacattttagaggccttttattgtccccagcacaaggtgcatcttgGTAATGGTCACGCTATTTAATAAGCTTctagatatgccacacctgtcaggtggatggattatcttggcaaaggagaaatgttaactaacagggatgtaaacaaatttgtgcacaacatttgagagaaaagctttttgtgtgtaatcttttatttcagctcatgaaacatgggacaaacactttacatgttaagtttatatttttgttcagtatagatattGAATAATTCACATTGAATGGCCCACAATAGGCATCAAACTGCATGTGTAATCTTAATTGGTAACTTTTTGTTATGAGAAATGGAACAGAATAGTGCTGTGGTGTATTAGTCCGTACAGTATGTGAAGCAAATGAATTGTCGGTTTGTGTGTGGCAGGTAGACTGGAATTCAATCTATTCAGTTTATAGTATCAGTACACATGCTATTTAGTTTGAATGCTCCCCAACAACGTTTTCTTTAACATactgttgcagatagaaataccATGGATAGAGCTGGCATCTTTAAATACTCAATAGAACAGAAGCATGTATGTTCTACTTAATACATTTCTATGTAGTACTGTTGTGCCCTACTGAATGTGGCTTGATGGAAAtgtatattttttggggtaactCTGTGCTGTTTTTTTCCTAACCTGAACTAAGTGGCATGTGTGCAATGTTGCTATGTAATTGCTATTGGTGCAAATGTATATACACATGCAATGACTGTTTTATCGTGAGCTATTCTCTTGGCATGTTAAATTGTGTGGGAGATTCAGGGCTTTCTTATTTGATTACCTCAAATAAAGCTTAGCTTATAAACATCCACATGCTTTGAACTTGTTTATAAATGCCTTTTTAATGTCGCACTATGCTGAaattgctccgccatttcctggttgctaaagttctaatagtttgcctaatttcagtttgtgacaaccagcaagtatagtgtagagaatcattgtagcGTTTAAACTGCTGTGAATATTTTTTTCTATAACGGAAAATATATTAAGCACAAGATGCAAAAACTAAATGGaaggggaagcatagaaatagcacaccgAACAAATCTACAGCTTCTTATACATACTTTCAATGAATGACATAACTATAATTCACATTtctgtgaatttggtcaggtcgacCAAAAAGTTACAATGCAAACCATGCATATCTAAGTAGGATTTTAATCTGAAGATAAGTGGGAGCACCTCTGAGGGGAATGGAACTGTTTTTATAAGCACTTTGTTTTTTTCTGCAAGATGCAATTCACTTTCATAAAGTATCAGTTGTTGACAAACCTAATTAGAGAATCCACTCTTTGCTTAATGTACAAAAaactgaacaggtttaggctaaAATTGTTATGAAGAAACATTCAACTATTCAAGGTTCTCCAATCCTTCATGAACAACTATGTCCCACCTCACCCAATCAGAGAAGACAAATGACAATGTTTCAACAATTGAGaaaagaaaaatacaattttattgcaTCATAATGGCCTTTGAAATGACTGAAGGTCCTGCACTCTTCACATTGTTTAGGAATGGAACTGACCTTCAGGTTTAGATCTCTGGAATGACAGTCAGGGGAGGCCATAGGGGTTTTACACCCGAAACCCAGCTCCATATACCGTTTCCAACAAACTCCCGGTATCCCAATACCCCCCCCAACAAAATCTAGTGGCCCACCCTTCCATTCCACAATGATCAGCACACAACCATGTGAATCGATTTGTTATGTTTTTTTAAAACATGCAACTTAAAACAATTTTACTGTTGAGGAAGTTGGGTGGCAAAAAGAAAAGATACAGTCTAAGACATCTGCATGTATGACAATGGGAATAAAAGGGAAGAATGATGAAAAAAGGATTCAGAACAGGAACTGATCGCAAAGTCCATAACTGCAAGTtctaccagacagacacactgatCATTTAAAAAGTCGCAGTTTTTTTCCATTGATGAAATGCTCAGCCTGCACCCCTTCTACTCTTGTTCGCGTGTTCATATCTCGTTCGCTTCGGTCCTGCGATTTCTCCATTCTTTAGCGTTTCGACAGCTCGTTGGATAACCAGTCCAGTCCTTCGTATAGCCCAGTGCCCTGGGTAGCACAGGTAGCCTGGACATGCCACTGGAAGGAGAGACATAATGAGTTGCTGTACATAAAAGCCAGTAATGTCATACATATGAATAACTGCATAGCCACAGTGTATACTACATGGACCACATATTTATCTGGTCAGAAATACACATTACTGTACAACTCTTTGGAAGGACTGTTcaagtgtgtgtgagaaagagagagatgctcACAACTCTGCTGCGCAAGCTCTGCAGGCCCAGTTTGTCTGTGAGGTCGCTCACTGCCATAGCGTTGGGCAGGTCCTGTTTGTTTGCAAACACCAGCAACACTGCCTCCCTCAactcatcctcctgcagctgtagaGAGAAATAAATGAGAGAATTGGTTAGGAGGACAAGGGGAGGGAAACCATAGGCCACAGAAGGCTGTGTGT
Protein-coding regions in this window:
- the LOC120049859 gene encoding V-type proton ATPase subunit F; the protein is MAGRGKLIAVIGDEDTCTGFLLGGIGELNKNRKPNFLVVEKETSIAEIEETFKSFLTRNDIGIILINQFIAEMIRHAIDQHMESIPAVLEIPSKEHPYDASKDSILRRAKGMFSAEDFR
- the LOC120049325 gene encoding ragulator complex protein LAMTOR4-like; amino-acid sequence: MTTSTLTQGLERIPDQLGYLVISEDGVLASAGELENDEHTAGVIMQMVRTACRFRLQGAAEPPFKRMSVMLEDYVYTVTVSGQKVFVVKRQNNHREPVVV